CCTACCGGCGCTTTTCTTGTGTATTGATATGCCAAAGTAGAAATTGTTTTGTTAGGAAATTCTCTTGCGACTTTGTTAACAAAATCAATTATGGTTCCGGCTGGACTTTGGAATATCGAATCACTTCTTGAACATGATTCGCACATACAAACACCAAAGTTATCGTTTTGCGAAACATCCCAAACTTCCGCTTCGGGTTTTTCAGCCATTTTTCTTTTTAACTCATCAATTACAATTTTAAGTACATCCGGATTTGTTAAGCACAATTGCTGATGAGGAATTCTAATTCCGTTTATCTCCGAAAAATATTCCGGATGAGTTTTAAAATATTTATCAGATGGAACTAAGCTTTCGAATGTATGAACAAAAGAACCGTAATATTTTTCACGTTCGGAATAATGGTGCAGTTTATGCCAATCGCAAAAATACTGTGAAGATCTTGCAGAAGGCAAGTGAAGTTCACGATAAATTACTTGAGGAACTTCAGTTATTGAAAATTCGGGAATCGTAATTTTATTTTTACGCGGAACTTCAATTGCATCCGGTGAATACATTTTACATCCGAGAATATTATCTAAAAATGTATATACTCCGTACAAAGTTCCTTTTTTATTTCCCCCGGCAATCACAATTTTTTTATCAATAGTTTTAATTGTGAAACCATCAAGACCAAGCGAATCCAATCCTTTAATATTCAGGTTTTTAATTCTATTGTTTCTGCCAATTAAAATTTCATCATCTGATTCTGAAGTATTGTCTTTTACAATTTTTAACTCGGTGCCGGATATTTCCTTAATATATTTTTGAAGTTCTTCGGCTGAATATTTTTCAACGTCATTTGCGTTTTCAGGAATTACAATTTTATAATTTGTTGAATTATTATCAACGATTGTAATTTCAGATTTACACGCCGAAAAAATCGCAATAATAACAATTGAACATAATACAATTATAATTTTCTTTGTCATTTTAAGCCTTTAATAATTTTATCTAATTACTTTCAATTGCTCCAACTACTTTTCGGTAAAGGTCTATTTCACCGTCCAGCAGAACTCCTATTACAGTATAATATTTATCTAAAACGTTTTCCGGAAGATCAATAAAAGTAATTCCGGGGTAATCATTCCAATAAACTTTACTAACGGTTTTACTGTTTAGGGCAGTACCATTACCAACTACCCAAATTGAATTTATTTTATTTTTTACGCCTTTTAAAGCAATTTGTCCGTTTGAATTTCCTTTAACAAAAAGATATAGAATTTTTTTATCTTTAGATAAAGCGGTTGGACCGTAAAAATGATCGTATGGAATTCCTTGACGAGTTCCATAAATAGCGTCTTTATGTTTTGATGTCCAATTTGCAAATTCTTTTAGAATATGAACTTGTTCATCGGCAATTGTTCCGTCTGCTTTAGGACCAATATCTAAAAGCAGATTTCCGCCTTGGCTGATGCAATCTACAAATACGTCTAATAATTGTTGAGGAGTTTTATAATCTTTATCATTTTGCTGATAACCCCATGAATCATTCATTGTATAGCATAATTCCCAATATTTGGCTTCAGGTCGTATAACCGGCGGACCTTGTTCGGGTGTATCATAATCGCCGTGGCCTTGCAATCGCGAATTAATAATAACGTTTGGGTTTTTATCTAGAAGCATTTTACGCACTTTTTCAGCTTGCCATTCATCGGCATTATGTTCCCAGTCACCATCAAACCACCACAAATCAGGATTATATTTATCGGCTAATTCTATTAACTGTCCTTGATAGTAATCTAAAAATTTATTCCATCGCTTTGGGTCGTCATTAATTTTATATCTCTTAATTTCTCTGGTAAAATCAGTATAATCGTTATAAGACCAATCGGGAAGGGAATAATATAAACCAACTTTCAAATTATTTTTTCTTAATGCTTTAACAAAAGGAGTAAGCACATCTCTTTTTGCCGCAGAATTTACAGCATTTAAATTTCCGTATTTTGTATCCCATAATGAAAAGCCATCGTGATGACGCGAGGTAATAACAGCGTATTTAGCTCCGCTGTCTTTTATTAACTTAACCCATAAATCAGGATCATATTTTTCCGCTGTAAAACCGTTGACTTGCTTTAAATAATCTTCGTGTGAAATTCTACCGTTAAAAAAGGACCAAGATTCGGATATTCCATTAACGGCATAAATTCCCCAATGAATAAAAATACCAAGCTTGGCATCTTTAAACCATTCCATTTTTGCTTGATGAAGTGAATCAAGATTTTGAGCGTTATGATTTACAATTATTAAACTGAAAAAAATAATTAGAAATTTTTTCATTTAAATACCTATTATTTATTTTTCTATTTCGTTAATCTTAAATGTCCATGCAAAATTACATGTAGGTTTATTTTGTAATTCTTTAGGAACCGAAATTAAAACACCATTTCCAATTTTATTCCATTTTAATTCTGTATTTGATCCCAATAAATTTACTTTGCTTCCCGGTTTAGGCGCGAATGAAGATACAAAAATTTCAGAAGGAATATTTTTTTCATCTTTATCAGCCATATAGATAGCATAAACTGTATTTGTATTTTTTTTATTTGTAAAACATATTTTTGATTCTTTGAACGGCGCAATTGCTCTTGTACCATAAATAGCTTCATTGTTAACTTTCATCCAATCGCCGATATCTTTTAATCTATCGTATGCCGCATCCGGCCAAATTCCTTCGGGACTAGGTCCAATATTTAAAAGCAGATTTCCGCCTTTGCATACAATATCTACAAGCATGTGCACTAATTCATATGATGGTTTATACTGCGGATTAAAAACCCAACCCCAACCACCGCCGGCAATAATGCAAGATTCCCAAGGATAGGGAAGCGATTTATCAGGAACAGTGTTTTCAGGTGTTAAGTAATTTTGGTTTTTTCCTTTTACTGCTCTATCAACAACAATTAATCCAGGCTGAAGTTTTCTAGCTTTTTCAACCAACTCATCCATTTTAATATCTTGATTAACAATTTTACTTTTTAAAAATCCGCTTGGCGTATTTTTAACGCTTCTTTCATACCAATCTTGAATATCATTTTTTTGTTTGGCTACCCAACCGCCGTCTAACCAAAGAATATCTACTTTTCCATAATCAGTTAGCAATTCCAAAATTTGATTATGAGTGAAGTCAACATATTTCTGCCATTTTTCGGGATAAAGTTCAGGATCATAATTTACATTTCTATCAAGCGGCGGGAAATACGGATCCCAATAATATTCGCAGTGCCAATCGGGTTTTGAAAAGTAAGCGCCAGCCCAAAGTCCTTGCTTACGAAAAGAATTAAAAATTTCTTTTGTTACGTTTGCCTTTGGATTTGTATGAAACGGAACTTCCTTTGAAGTGATCTTATAATCGGTATATTTTGTATCAAACATGCTGAATCCATCATGATGTTTTGTGGTGAATACAACATATTTCATACCCGCATCTTTTGCGGCTTTAGCCCATTTATCCGGATCAAATTTTGTGGGGTTAAAAGTAGTTTTTAAATTTTCATATTCTTTTTTATATTCAAAATAATTTTGCGGATTACTGCCTTTTTTTCTTTCACACCATCCGTAATCTTCGGGACAGATGGACCATGATTCAACAATTCCCCATTGACTGTATGTTCCCCAATGCATCAACAGTCCAAATTTAAGATCCTGCCATTGTTCAAGTTTTTCTAAAACCAAAGGATCGGTTTCCGGGACATAATCGGTAATTTCGTGTTCCAGCTGTGCAAATAAATTTATACTTAAGGCAAAGAAAATAAGGTTTATTAGTACTCTCATAAATAATAACTCCTTTTACTTTTTATGAATAATTAATTATAAAACTTTTCGACGTCGTTTATCTTAAATGTCCACGCGTATTTACAAGTCGGATTATTTTGAATTTCTTTAGGAACCGAAATTAAAATGCCATTGCCTACTTTTTTCCAATCAAGGTTTTGAGAATAACCCAATAAATTTATTTTACTGTTGTTTTTTGGAACAAAAGAAGAAATAAAAATTTCCGATGGAATGTTATTCTCTTTTTCATCAGCCATATAAATTGCATATACTGTATAGGAATTCTTTTTATTTGTGAAACATATTTTAGATTCTTTATAGGGTTTTAACGCTCTGGTTTCATAAATTGCTTCGCTGTTTATTTTCATCCATTCACCAATTTCCGAAAGTCTATCATATGCCGCGTCATCCCAAGTTCCATCCGGTCCCGGACCTATGTTAAGAAGTAAATTACCTCCTTTACAAACAATGTCAATCAGCATGTGTACAAGTTCGTATGACGATTTATAAGTCGCGTTGAAAACCCAGGACCAGCCGCCGCCGGAAGTTATACACGATTCCCAAGGATATAGAAGAGCATTTTCGGGGACAGTATTTTCCGGTGTTAGATAATTTTGATTTTTTCCTTTAACCGCTCTGTCAACAACTATCAATCCCGGTTGAAGTTTTCTTGCTTGTACAACCAATTCATCCATTTTAATATCTTGATTAACAATCTTACTTTTTAAAAACCCGCTTGGTGAATTTTTGAGACTATTTTTATACCAATTCGCAACTTCGTCTTTTTGCTTTGCTACCCATCCGCCGTCCAACCATAATATATCTATTTGTCCGTAATCTGTTAATAATTCACTAATTTGATTATGAGTAAAATCCACAAATTTTTGCCACTTTTCAGGATAAAGTTCCGGGTCATAATTTACGTTTCTATCCAAGGGAGGAAAGTAGGGATCCCAATAATATTCGTTGTGCCAATCGGGCTTGGAGAAATAAATTCCAGCCATAAAATTTTGTTGGGTGAATGAATTTAAAATTTCTTTCAAAACATTTGATCTTGGATTACTGTTGAAAGGACATGTTTTATCGGTAATTTTATAATCTGTTGTCTTTGTGTCAAACATGCAGAATCCGTCATGATGTTTTGCCATTGCGACAACATATTTCATACCCGCATCTTTTGCGGCTTTAGCCCATTTATCCGGATCAAATTTAGTTGGATTAAAAGTTGTTTTTAAATTTTCATATTCTTTTTTATATTGGTAGTAATTATCCGAATGACTGCCTTCAGTTCTCATGCACCATCCGTAGTCTTCGGGACAAAGAGACCAAGATTCAACAATGCCCCATTGGCTGTATGGTCCCCAAGTCATAAGTAGTCCAAATTTAAGATCCTGCCATTTTTCAATTTTATTTAAGGCAAGGAGATCAGTTTCCGGAACGTAATCAGTAATTTCATGTTCTAATTGAGCAAAGGAATTTGTAAACCAAAATATTAGAATTATAAAAAAGAATATTCTATTCACTTTGTTTCCTCAAACTTTATTTTACAGTTACTTCATCGATAAATATCCATGCTTTACCGCCGGCTCCGGTATGCCATTCAGGACAAACCCCAATATTTTTTGCATGAATTTTTACATATTTTGCGTCAGCATTTTCAAACTGAGCGGCAAAATTTTTATTTATTGATCCGGCATCTTTGGGATTAACATCATTAATAATTTTAACTGGTTCGTTATAATTCTTACCATCTGTAGATAATGAAACTTCAACAAACTCAGGCAGAAATACCCAAGAATGATTACTTTGAATGAAGTTCATTTCAACTGAATTAATTTTGTCAATATTTCCCAAATCAATAACTGCATCGAAATCATCACCCTCAAATCCTTGCCAAAATGAATCAGCAAAAGAATTAGAACCGTATAAACCGTCGACCAATCCAAAGTTGCCGCCGCCGTTATACTTTTCGGAATATGGAAATTTTAAAGTAATATTTTTCCCGAATGCCTTATGAATATTTATATCTTTTTCGGTTGTCTTACTCATAAGTTTTCCATTTTTGTAAGTAACGGCTTTAATTTTTGAACTGCCTTCAATTTTAAATGGTGAACTGTATTTCGTTGATTTTTCAGTTGGCTCACTTCCGTCAACAGTATAAAAAATTTCTACATTTGATAATTCGGTACTCATTGCGATCATCAATGTTTTTGTTGCATCGTCAAAATCGGTACCAATTGTAACATTATACGCGCTCTTTGCATAATTTACCTGCATAGCTTCATATCTTTCAAATTGCTGATCCATCTTTCTAATAAAATTATTCAGATCTTTTTTCTCTTTTTTCGTCCAAAGAACTTCTGAAAGCGCAGAAATTCTCGGCATTAACATATATTCCACATCTTTAAATTCGGGAAGCTGCTCGGTCCACATATTTGCTTGCGCGCCTAAAATAAATTCAGCTTCATCGGTATTTAATTCAGCAGGAACGGGTTCATATGAATATACTTTGGTTAATGTTAATTTAGAACCCGATGAATGAGGTTCATTCGCAGCGTCACCTTGAGCTTGATCAAAATAACAGTGAGAGCCGGGTGTCATTATTACATTATGATTTTGTTTTGCCGCGGCAATTCCGCCTTCAATTCCTCGCCAAGACATTACAGTTGCCTGAGGCGCTAAACCGCCTTCTAGAATTTCATCCCAGCCTATTATTTTTCTGTCTTTTGTGAGTAAAAAGTCTTCTATTCTTTTGATAAAATAACTTTGTAATTCATGCTCATCTTTAAGATTTTCTTTTTTAATTCTTGCCTGACATTTTTTACATACGTGCCATCTGTCTTTAGGACATTCATCACCGCCAATATGAATATACTTGCTCGGAAATAATTCAATAACTTCTGTTAAAACGTCTTCAAGAAATTCAAATGTTTTTTCATTGCCAGCACAGTATACATCTTTCATTACGCCCCATTCGGTTCCTACTTCAAATGGTCCGCCAGTGCATGATAGTTCAGGATAAGAAGCTAACGCGGCTTGTGAATGACCGGGCATTTCAATTTCGGGAATAACCGTAATAAATCTATCTTCAGCATATTTAACTATTTCTTTTACATCTTCTTGAGTATAAAAACCGCCGTAAGGTTTGCCATCGCTCGTTGATCCTTTTCTCCACGCGCCGATTTCTGTAAGCTTTGGATATTTTTTAATTTCAATTCTCCAGCCTTGGTCTTCGGTTAAATGCCAATGGAATTTGTTCATTTTATGCATTGCCAAATAATCAATATATTTTTTTACGTCTTCCTTACTAAAAAAATGTCTTCCAACGTCAAGATGAACTCCTCTGTAACTGAAACTCGGCTCATCGGTAATTTGAACGTACGGAACAGTAAGTTTTATATCTTTCTTTGTTAATGAATAAATATCAACGGGAAGTAACTGAAAAATTGTTTGAATTCCATAAAAAATTCCTGCCGAATTGGATGCTGAAATTGTTACGCCTTTTTCATTTACACTAAGCTGATATCCTTCTGAATTTTTAATTGACTCATCATACTTAATATAAATATAGTTGCTTTCCGGCTGATTTTCCTTTTGCTGTGTTAACTCCATTCCTGAACTTCTTTTTAAAACAATATTTAATTGACTAATTAATTTATTGGCATCGTTAAATTGATTATCCGCAAATACTTTTGTTTCCGCTGAAATAATAAATTCACCATTTTCTATCATAGTTGACCGAGGCTCGGGAATAATACTAATTTCTTTTTTCTGATTTGTTGAACATGATAAAAAAATTATCATTATTAAAAATGTGAGTAATTTGATTTTCATAAAAATAATTCTCCAAAATTCTTAAGTAAGTATAAATTAGAAATGTGCTCAATATATTAATTTGTGTAAACAAAATTTCTGTCAGTTTAGTTGGAATGTTTTTAATTGTATATCATATTAAGTTAAAATTGTCGAACACAGTCTCGTTGTTTTTCGAACAATGGATATACAGAAAATTCAAAAAAGTTATGCAATTTTATATCATTTTAAAATAATATTATATAACTTTACTTACACGTGTAAGTAAGATAACTAAAAAATTTAAATATAAAAATATTTTCTTATTTGCGAACTGATATTTATAAGACAAAAGAGACTTTATAATGAAAAAAATAAAATCAAAAGTAAGTATAAGTTTTATAATTATTATAATATCTCTATTTATTCTAAAATGTTCCACTCCTGATCCAAACGAAAATAATGACAAAAATTTCCTTAGTAATTCTAAAATTGAAGAAGCTGTAAAATTATCGGGTAGCAATTCCAATCAAATAGTTTCCGCGCTTCAAAAATGTGAACCAGGCTATAAAGAAGGACTTAATTTTTTAATTGAAAATATGCCCGAAAGAGATTTAAAAAAATTATCGTCAGAATATATTTTAACAAATGTGGAATATGCTTATAAAGTTATGGATTCCGTAAAATGGAAAGACGAAATTCCAAAAGAAATTTTCCTTAATTACATTTTGCCATATTCAAATATTAATGAACGGCGAGACAATTGGAGAAAGGATTTTTATAATAGATTTTTTTCAATGGTTAAGAACTATAGTACAGTTTCTGAAGCCGTTCTAAAACTGAATAAAGAAATTTGGGATCTTGTAAATGTGCATTATTCAACAAAGAGACCAAAAGCTGATCAAAGCCCTTATGAGTCCATTGATGCCGGCATAGCCTCCTGTACCGGATTATCAATTCTTCTAATTGATGTCTGTAGGGCTGTTGGAATACCGGCAAGGTTTGTCGGTGTTCCACTTTGGAAAGATCAATCCGGAAATCATTCATGGGTTGAAATTTGGGATAACGGCTGGCATTTCATAGGCGCCGCGGAAGAAAGTCCGCTTGATAAAACCTGGTTTGGTGAAAGAGCTTTAACTTCCGATGATACGGATTGGAAATACAGCATTTATGCTGCGTCATTTAAAAAAACGGATGTAATTTTTCCGCCGTTGTTTGACAGCACAGCGACGTATATTTATGCGGATATTGTGACAGATAGATACAGTAAAACAGTTGCTGAGGATGGTAAAGTAACTCTCGCGATTCGATTATTCGATAGACCTAACGGTAAAAGAATTACTGGAAATATTAAAATCCAATTGAAAAATAAAACTGTTTTTGAAGGAACAACTAAGGACGAGCTTCACGATTTTAATGATTTCTTAACTTTTAACTTATTGCCGAATACTCAGTATAAAATTATTGCACAAATTAACGGTGAAAGCATAGAGAAACAAATTACGCTTGATGGTTCAAAATACCAGTTTGTTAATTTATCATTTAATAATTAGTATATCAGATGATAACAAATTTAAAAGCTTTTGTTTTTATTTTAATATCATTTTTAATTTTCAGCTGCAATTCAAAACAGATAATAATTTATGTTGATTCAAATAAGGAAACAAAGAATTTAGGATCCGAAAGCGAACCTTTTTCTAACCTTGAAAGCGCTTTCGATTATGTTTTTACGAAATTATCAAAAGATCAAACCAACAATGATATTATTATTAAGTTGCTTCCCGGCGAATATTATTTAAGCAAAACAATAAAAATTTTACCTCGTTTCAAATCAATAAACTTACAAGGTTCAGGTTCAAATAATACCTATATCAAAGGTTCAGAACTTCTTGATCTAAAATGGAAAAAGTTAGACAATAATATTTGGGAAGCAGATTTAAATAACTCAGTTGATTTTGACCAGTTATATTTAAATGATGAAGAGCAAATACTTGCCAGGTATCCGAATTTTAATGAAAACGGTGGTCATTGGAATGGTTATGCCGAAGACGTTATCTCTAAAGAAAGAATAAAAAAATGGAAGAATCCGATTGGTGCGTTTGTTCATATTACACATAAAGCAGAATGGGGCGACTTTCATTATAAGATTATTGGAATTGATAAAAACGGTGAAGCAATACTTGAAGGAGGACATCAAAACAATAGACCCGAAAATGGTCTGCATCCCAAATTTAGAATGGTAGAGAATGTTTTTGAAGAGCTGGATACGGCTAAAGAATATTTTCATGACAAAGCCGCTAATAAAATTTATTTATTTCCTTCCAATGGCATTGATCCTAACAAATGCAAAATTGAAGTTTCTGTACTTAAAAATATTTTTGAACTTTCGGGTTCAATTGATGAACCATTGAAAAATGTTAAAATTATTGGAATTAGTTTTAAGCAGACTAAAAGAACATTTATGGATAAATATGATAAGCTGCTGAGAAGCGATTGGGCAATTTACAGAGGAGGTGCGGTTTTTATTTCAGGAACTGAAAACATCCAAATATCTGACTGCGAATTTAGCAATTTAGGCGGAAATGCTATTTTTATTAATTCTTACAACAGAAATATAAAAATTTTTAATAATCATATTCATAATGTAGGAGCGACCGGAATTGCGTTTGTCGGTGATACTTCATCTGTTCGCTCACCATCATTTTATTATTATGATTTTATAGAAATGAGCAAAATTGATACAATAAGCGGACCTAAAAATAAATTATATCCATCGAATTGTTTAGCTGAAAATAATTTAATTCACAAAACCGGAATGATTGAAAAACAAACGAGCGGTATTCAAATTTCTATGTCCATGAATATAATAATTAAAAATAATAGCATTTATGATGTTCCAAGAGCCGGTATAAATATTTCTGAAGGTACTTGGGGTGGGCACATAATTGAATTTAACGATATTTTTAATACCGTTCTTGAAACCGGAGACCATGGCTCTTTTAATTCGTGGGGAAGAGATAGATATTGGCATCCTAACCGAAAAATTCTTGATAGTCTTGTTAATTTAAATCCTAATTTATACAAATTGGACGCTGTAAATACAACAATTATAAGAAATAATAGGATTAGATGTGATCATGGATGGGATATTGATTTAGATGATGGCTCATCGAATTATATAATTTATAATAATCTTTGTCTGAATGGCGGTATAAAATTACGTGAAGGATTTAATAGAATTGTTGAAAATAACATTTTAATTAATAACGGATTTCATCCGCATGTTTGGTTTAAAAACAGTAAAGATATTTTTAAAAAAAATATTGTTATGACCGAACACAAAGATATTTTGTTAAATGATTGGGGCAGCGAAGTAAATTATAATTTCTTTACCGATAAAAGTTCTTTAGAAAAAACTCAAATGAAAAGTACTGATAAAAATAGTATTTACGGAGATCCGGAATTTATTGATCCTAAGAATTTAGATTTTAGAATTTCAGATAAATCGCCAGTTCACAAAATAGGATTTAAAAATTTTAGTATGCAAAATTTTGGTGTGCAAGAAAAGAATTTAAAAAGACTTGCAAAAAAGCCAGACTCACCAATTTTAATTTTAAGTAATGAAGACATTGTTTCCGATAAAAAAATAAATTGGCTCGGTGCGAATATCAAAAGTATTACTACTTTAGGCGAAAGATCCGCGACCGGTTTAAATGATAAAAGCGGAATATTGATTTTAAATGTTAGCTCTAATTCATTGGCGGACATAGCCGGTCTTAAATCAAAGGATGTAATTGTTGAATGCGAGGGTAATGAAGTTAAAAACATTTTCGAATTATTGAAAATTTACCAAAGTAATAATTGGAAAGGAAAATTAGACTTAGGGATTTTTCGAAATCAAAAATTGATAAAATTGGAAATTATAACAAAATAATTTTTTAGTTAATTGGATCTGAGAATGGGTATATTAAAAATATCAAAGCATTTTATAAAATTCGCGGTTTTAGTTTTGTTAATGTTTTCAACAGTAATTGCTCAGCAAAAAATTAATGAAGGAATTGTTTACTATTCGTTTAAAAATAACGGTAAAATTTCTACTAATCATTTTTTAAAGATGTTTTATAAGAATGGAATAGTTGGTTACGAATCAGGAGAATATGAAAAACAAAAGGAATTTATTAATTACAATGATAATTTTACATATCAGCTGATGAATGATGGTAAAAATCAATTTTTCCAAAAAAGATCATTTAAAGATTACGAACAGGCAGCAATATCGGATGAAACTGAAAACATACTTGGTTATAATTGTAAAAAAGCCGTCTTAAAAATAAAATCCAATACAATAGAAATTTGGTTTACAAATGAATTGAAGATTAAAGGAAGCCCAAGCATTTCTATCGCACCAGGAATTGGATTGATATTAAAAATGGTTCGTAATAAAGACTATGAAACATTCGCGGAAAAAATTGAGTTTAAAGCAGTTACCGAAGAAAATTTAAATTTTAATTTGGCAAACGCCGTTGAAGTTAACGGTTCTTCTTATCTAAGAAAACTAATTGACAGCAGATATAAAACAATACAAATTTTTGAACATCAAAAAATAAATTTCGGCGATTCCATCGATAACCCAAATACTGGTAGTCTTAATTTTACTTATCGCTATTCAAAAGGAACTGTATTATTAAAAAAAATTAAACTGCCAATTATAAATGAAGGTGAAGTAGTTTTTGCCGAAGTTTCCCAATGGTCCAATGGAGATGCTTATGACAGAGTCGGAAGTTTATTCATCATTCCTGTTAAAGATGATACAACATTTTTAGACGCGCTCAAATTCGGTATTGATAAACTGCCGGTCTATAAAGACAAAAACGAAAATGAGTTTCAAGGCGTTTGCGCGACAAAAAATTATGAACCTCCTTTAGAATTAATGAGATTTTTCACTCCTTTTGGAGTTAGAAAATTTAATGATTATACTCAAATTCAAGGATTTGAATGGGCGGATTCTGTTATTTACAGAAGAGACGTAACAGATATAATTCCTAATGATGGAAAAGAAATATGGGTTGGGATTTTTATCGGTAATTATGATAAAGGCGGTCACATTGCATCTGTCAATTTAAAAATATATCCGTCATTCGAGCCAAGCGATAAATTAGAAAAAGTATGGATTAAACCCATTTTCAATACTGTAAACATTATGGAAATGTCCAATCAAAATTACGGAACAATGTTCCACAATGATTCTCTCAGAGTAACTGTAAATATTCCAGACGGATTAAAAGAGCTTAAATTAAAATACACAAGTACAGGTCATGGCGGCTGGGAAAACGGTGATGAATTTAATCGAAAGAAAAATGAAATTTTTATTGATGATAAATTAGTTTATAGTTTTATACCGTGGCGAGATGATTGCGGCACTTACCGTTTGTCAAATCCATCATCCGGTAATTTTAAAAATGGACTTTCCTCATCAGATCTTAGCAGGTCAAATTGGTGTCCAGGTACAGTAACAGTTCCGGAAGAAATTGAATTGAATAATTTATCTCCCGGATATCATACTTTTAAAATTGCAATTCCCATTGGTGAAAAAGAAGGCGGAAGTTTCAGCGCTTGGAATGTTTCCGGAATATTAATTGGAAAATTTAAATAATAAATTTTAAGCTTTTTCAAAAAATAAAAATATTATGAAAAATAAAATATTTAATGCTGGTTTCGTATTTAAAACAATATTGATTTTTGGCTGCTATATTGGAATAATTGCACAATCAAATATAGATAGTTCA
The sequence above is drawn from the Ignavibacteriota bacterium genome and encodes:
- a CDS encoding alpha-L-fucosidase, with the translated sequence MKKFLIIFFSLIIVNHNAQNLDSLHQAKMEWFKDAKLGIFIHWGIYAVNGISESWSFFNGRISHEDYLKQVNGFTAEKYDPDLWVKLIKDSGAKYAVITSRHHDGFSLWDTKYGNLNAVNSAAKRDVLTPFVKALRKNNLKVGLYYSLPDWSYNDYTDFTREIKRYKINDDPKRWNKFLDYYQGQLIELADKYNPDLWWFDGDWEHNADEWQAEKVRKMLLDKNPNVIINSRLQGHGDYDTPEQGPPVIRPEAKYWELCYTMNDSWGYQQNDKDYKTPQQLLDVFVDCISQGGNLLLDIGPKADGTIADEQVHILKEFANWTSKHKDAIYGTRQGIPYDHFYGPTALSKDKKILYLFVKGNSNGQIALKGVKNKINSIWVVGNGTALNSKTVSKVYWNDYPGITFIDLPENVLDKYYTVIGVLLDGEIDLYRKVVGAIESN
- a CDS encoding alpha-L-fucosidase — encoded protein: MRVLINLIFFALSINLFAQLEHEITDYVPETDPLVLEKLEQWQDLKFGLLMHWGTYSQWGIVESWSICPEDYGWCERKKGSNPQNYFEYKKEYENLKTTFNPTKFDPDKWAKAAKDAGMKYVVFTTKHHDGFSMFDTKYTDYKITSKEVPFHTNPKANVTKEIFNSFRKQGLWAGAYFSKPDWHCEYYWDPYFPPLDRNVNYDPELYPEKWQKYVDFTHNQILELLTDYGKVDILWLDGGWVAKQKNDIQDWYERSVKNTPSGFLKSKIVNQDIKMDELVEKARKLQPGLIVVDRAVKGKNQNYLTPENTVPDKSLPYPWESCIIAGGGWGWVFNPQYKPSYELVHMLVDIVCKGGNLLLNIGPSPEGIWPDAAYDRLKDIGDWMKVNNEAIYGTRAIAPFKESKICFTNKKNTNTVYAIYMADKDEKNIPSEIFVSSFAPKPGSKVNLLGSNTELKWNKIGNGVLISVPKELQNKPTCNFAWTFKINEIEK
- a CDS encoding alpha-L-fucosidase, which encodes MFFFIILIFWFTNSFAQLEHEITDYVPETDLLALNKIEKWQDLKFGLLMTWGPYSQWGIVESWSLCPEDYGWCMRTEGSHSDNYYQYKKEYENLKTTFNPTKFDPDKWAKAAKDAGMKYVVAMAKHHDGFCMFDTKTTDYKITDKTCPFNSNPRSNVLKEILNSFTQQNFMAGIYFSKPDWHNEYYWDPYFPPLDRNVNYDPELYPEKWQKFVDFTHNQISELLTDYGQIDILWLDGGWVAKQKDEVANWYKNSLKNSPSGFLKSKIVNQDIKMDELVVQARKLQPGLIVVDRAVKGKNQNYLTPENTVPENALLYPWESCITSGGGWSWVFNATYKSSYELVHMLIDIVCKGGNLLLNIGPGPDGTWDDAAYDRLSEIGEWMKINSEAIYETRALKPYKESKICFTNKKNSYTVYAIYMADEKENNIPSEIFISSFVPKNNSKINLLGYSQNLDWKKVGNGILISVPKEIQNNPTCKYAWTFKINDVEKFYN
- a CDS encoding family 20 glycosylhydrolase translates to MKIKLLTFLIMIIFLSCSTNQKKEISIIPEPRSTMIENGEFIISAETKVFADNQFNDANKLISQLNIVLKRSSGMELTQQKENQPESNYIYIKYDESIKNSEGYQLSVNEKGVTISASNSAGIFYGIQTIFQLLPVDIYSLTKKDIKLTVPYVQITDEPSFSYRGVHLDVGRHFFSKEDVKKYIDYLAMHKMNKFHWHLTEDQGWRIEIKKYPKLTEIGAWRKGSTSDGKPYGGFYTQEDVKEIVKYAEDRFITVIPEIEMPGHSQAALASYPELSCTGGPFEVGTEWGVMKDVYCAGNEKTFEFLEDVLTEVIELFPSKYIHIGGDECPKDRWHVCKKCQARIKKENLKDEHELQSYFIKRIEDFLLTKDRKIIGWDEILEGGLAPQATVMSWRGIEGGIAAAKQNHNVIMTPGSHCYFDQAQGDAANEPHSSGSKLTLTKVYSYEPVPAELNTDEAEFILGAQANMWTEQLPEFKDVEYMLMPRISALSEVLWTKKEKKDLNNFIRKMDQQFERYEAMQVNYAKSAYNVTIGTDFDDATKTLMIAMSTELSNVEIFYTVDGSEPTEKSTKYSSPFKIEGSSKIKAVTYKNGKLMSKTTEKDINIHKAFGKNITLKFPYSEKYNGGGNFGLVDGLYGSNSFADSFWQGFEGDDFDAVIDLGNIDKINSVEMNFIQSNHSWVFLPEFVEVSLSTDGKNYNEPVKIINDVNPKDAGSINKNFAAQFENADAKYVKIHAKNIGVCPEWHTGAGGKAWIFIDEVTVK